In the genome of Halostella salina, the window CTCGAAGCCCGCTCGGTGTACAACGAAACCATCCAGCTCGCCAAAGACGGCGTGGACTGGGACGCCATCCCCGACCGCGTGGCCGACGATACCAACCTCGTGAAGAACACGACTCAGCGCGTCGTCGCCAAGGCTCTCGGCGCGATGGAGAACTACTACGAGTACGACGACTTCGGACTCCCGAGTCACACCAAAGACGGTGCGTACCCGCTTCGAGCGAACTACGAGGAGGGGTACAACCTGTCGCTCACCGACGACGGTGACGTGGAGTTCCGTATCAGCGCGAAGCCGTACAAACACGTCAAGGGATTCCTCAAAGGGAGTGACGCCCATCTCGATATTCTCAAAACCGCACTCGAAAACGACGAGTGGAAGATTGGGACCGCGGAAGCCCTGTTCCACAACGACAACGCTGAGTTGCACGTCAATGTCACCAACACCGAGCAGACTGTTCGAGACAAGCAGGACTCCCGGACTGTCGTGGGTGTGGATGTGAACGAGGACAATGTAGCCCTCACCGCTCTGTCCGAAGACGGGGTTGAGGACTCGTTGGTTATCGACTTTCCCGAGATCAAGTTCGAGCGTCACCGCTACTTCACGATGCGGAAGCGCGTCCAGAACGCGGGGAAGGACAGCATCCACGACACGCTGGAAGGGCGTGAGGAACGGTTCGTCCGCGACAGACTCCACAAGGTGTCTCGGCATATCGTGGAGTGGAGCCAGCAGTTCGAGAAGCCGTGTATCGTCTTTGAAGACCTCAAAGAGATGCGCGACAGTATCGACTACGGCACACGGATGAACCGACGCTTGCACCACCTCCCGTTCCGCGCCCTCCAGTTCTATACGTCGTACAAAGCGTCGTTCGAGGGCATCCCAACGGTGTGGATTAATCCCGAGTACACCAGCCAACGATGTCCGATATGTGGGCATGCGGAGCGTGCGAACCGCAACAAGAAGCGGTTCAAGTGTCGGTTGTGTTCCCACCAAGACCACAGCGACCGTAGTGCAAGCGTCAACATCGCCGTGAAAGGCGTGAAGAAACTCGATTGGAATGTGCCTGCTCTCAACAGCCTTCCCCAAGTGCGGAAGGTGCGACGGCAGGCATCGGGGGCTGTGGACGCCCCGACCGTGACCCACCCGACCGTCCGAGGCTATCAGGCCGATGGTCGCGTGGGAGTGTCCGACTAACCCACGGGAAGCCTCGGGGCTTGACCCCGAGGCGGTTCACAGGTATCAGTTCGTTGTGTGCTGTACGAGGGTAGAGTAAACATTATGGGACCACAGTATGATTTGTCCATTATGATAACATATCTCGTCACGGTGGGGTCTGACTTGGGACAGGGCCCACCGAGCGACCGGAGTAGATCGACCGGCAGTGGTCGCCGGAACCCCGACGCCAGTACCGGTATTTCAGCGGTGGGGGGATAACTAATGGGTCGGTTTCGGACCGCCACGGTCCTGCTGTTCGCGACCGTGATGACGCTCTCGATGATGACGGGGGCGGGGTTCGCCGAGACAGCAGGCACCACGGCACCTGTCGACCAGAACGCATCGAACACGTCGTACGCAGTCATCCAGGGCGACACCTGTGTCGACGTCGCGGCGTTCGGCGACGGAACGGAGTCCGTCGAGGAGTTCTACGACTACACGGTCGAGGAGGACACGGACGGTGACGGGGACGACGAGGGCGTCTACAGTTCGCTCGGGACGCAGGCGCTCCAGAAGTCCCAGACGAGCCAGGTCCTGCTGTACGAGGGCACCGACGGCGTTAGCCTCGTCACAGTCCACGACGAGTACGGTGACGACGGCGAAGGAGCCCGCGTCTCGTACAACGTCTCCGCGTTCGACGAGTCGGGCTCCCTCATCAAGTCCAACTGGACCGTCAGGGATGACTTCTACAACGGTGCCCCATCCGAGGACTACGACGTGTTCGTCAACGGAAGCGGGAACTACGCCGCCTGGTTCTGGCTCGACAACCGAACCGACGGCGGCGCGCTGACGCCCGAGAACGAGGACGACACTGCCGGGTTCGCTATCCAGCCGGGGTTCAACGACGATATCCACTACCCCGACGAGCTAGACGACCTCGACGACAACGGCGACAAGCACCCCGACCCCGATTACGAGGGGGGCCAGATAGAGCAGTGGAACGTTCTCTCGAACGACGGCACCGATGACGGTGTCGCCACCGAGCTGAACATGTCCCAGAACGTGACGATCGTCGAGCAGAGCTGTGAGAACGTTCGGCGGGCTGCGCTACGGGACAAGATCGACGTCTGGGACCGCTCGATCCTGCCGCTGCGCGCGGACACGTCGAACGCCGCGACGCGGATCCCGAACGCCGACTGGCGTATTCAGAGCCCGGGCGGCGACGAGACCTCCCTGAACAAGCCGTGGATCGGCGTGTTCAACGAGAGCGAAACGATCACCGTCGAGTACGACCACAGCGTCACGCAACGAGCCTCCGACGAGTTCGAGGGCGAGTCCGTGACACTCGTCGCTGGGAGACTCGAACCCACCCAGGGCCGCAACCAGATCATGAACATGAACCTGGGGTCGCTGTCGCTGATGAGCGGGAGCGTCTCGGACATCAACGAGAACGTGACGTTCAGCGAGGTCGACGAGAAAACCCTGGACGCCGGCACGGCCGACGCGGCGTTCGACTTCGATCCCTCACAGTCCGGCCAGTACATGCTGCTGATGGCGAACGCCTCCGACGGCGAGGGGCTCGTCGTCGATAACGGCGACCTCTCCATCGACGGCAACATCACGGTGCTCGGGGTCGAGCAGGTGGCCGTCCAGAAGGAACCCTCCTCGGTCGACCCGACGACGATCGAGAGTCAGAACAACGTGACCCCGGGCACGAACCTCACGTTCGACGTCGACGCGGGCAGTTCCGGTGACCCCGTCGCCCACGCGGTCGCCGTCTACGACGAGGACACCGGCTTCGTCGACCAGTCCTTCGTGATCGACGTTGAGGAGCGCCCCTCGCTCGATTTCAACGCGACCGAAGACCTCCGGATCGAGCACTCGGTCAACGAGACCAACGGCGTGCTCCGCACGGAGGGCGACGTCTCCTTCGACGGCCGGGATTTCTCCGACGAGCGACGGACGGAGCCGATGAACATTCCGGAGCTGATAGCAAACAACGGGCCGCCGTCGACCAACCCCGAAACCGAGTACGTGCCCGCCGTGGGCGGGGAGCGGCTCGACGCCTCGATGACGGTCGTCAACGGCTCCGCCACCGAGACGATCACCGTCGAGACCCTCGGTAACTGGACGACGAACACCGAGTACCGCTGGGTCCACGTCGCCGTCGAGGAGGACGGGTCGACGATGTACACGAACACCGACGAGTTCCAGCTGTCGGAACCCGACGAGGCTGAACCGCCGGACGACGGAAACGAAACCGACCCCGACGAGGGTGACGGCGGTGGGGGTGGCGGCGCGCCGCCAGGCGACCTGCCCGACCCGATCCAGCAAGTCGAAACGGAGGTCACCGTGACTGACGGCAAGGCAAACGTCCAGATCATGCACGCCAAAGGGTTCGAGCCCGTCGAGATCGACCTCTCCTCGGCGTTCGCGGACCGCGAGGGCGTCCGGCTCGAAGGGATGTCCGTCGAGTTCGCCCGGGACACGGACTTCAACATGACCGTCGACCAGGGCCCCGAGGACGTGCCCTCGGTCCACGCGGGACAGTCCGACATGGAGTACTTCAACGTCTCCTATGCGGACGCACCCGAAACCCGGGAAGTGCAGTTCACGTTCACCGTCGACCAGTCGACGCTGGACGAGCAGGGCATCGAGTGGAGCGACGTGGCGCTGTACCGCTACAGCGACGGCGAGTGGCAGCAGGTCGAGACGGGAGTCATCGGGCCGACCGACAACGGTTACCGCTACCAAGCAACGTCGCCCGGCCTCTCGGTGTTCGCCGTCTCGACGGAAGAGCCCCAGGTAGCGCCGCCGAGCGCGTTCAGCGTCTCGGACGCGTCGCTCGACAGTGAGGAGATCACGGTCGGCGAGGAGGCGACCGTCAGCGCCACCGTCCGGAACGCGGCAGGCGTCGAGGGGAACTACACGGTGAACCTGACCGTCGACGGCGAGGTCGTCGACGAACGGACGGTTTCGGTCGGTCCCGGCGAGTCCACCGAGGTGAGCTTCACCCGGCAGTTCGACGAAGTGGGGCAGTTCCAGATCGGGATCGGCGGCATGAATGCCGGCGAACTCGCGGTCGTCGAGAGTCAGGAGACCACGACTACGACGACCACGACGGCCGGGCCGGGTGACGGAGACGGCGGTGCCGGTGACGGCGATGGCGGTGCCGGTGACGGCGATGGCGGCGGTGGTCTCGGCGGCCTGTTCATCGCGTTGTTCCTGATCGTGTTGCTGGTCGCCGCCATCGGCTACTACCTCGCACAGCGGGAGGACATCGACTTCTCCCCCGCGGACTTCACGGGGCGTCTCGAGGACGACGAAGACGACGTGCTCGACGACGGGTCGTCGTCCGCAGGGTCCGCGAGCGCCACCAGTGCCGCTGACGACGAAGACACGGACGACGACGAGAGTGGCGGAGACGACGACGGTGAAGACGGAAGTGATGGCGACGACGACAGCGACGGCGGTGACGGTGGGGACGGAGATGCTGGTGACGACGGCGGTGACGATGGAGGCGATGATGGCGGTGACGACGATGATAGTGATGGCGGCGACGACGGTGGCGGCGATGACGGCGGTGGCGACGACGGCCACAGTGGGTCCGAGATCGCGAGTCACGGAGAGAGCCGAGAATCCGCCCCTGACGGTTCCGAGAGCGACGAGGCCACGGCCGACGAGGGCGAGAACGCGTCGTCCGACACCGGCGAGTCGACGGGGACGGACACGCCAACCGACACCACGGCGTCGGAGCTGTTCGCCGCCGAGGACGGGAGCGACGACGAGGACGACGAGTCCGAGGCGGAGCGCTCGCCGGTCGAGGTCGCGACCGACATGTTCGACGAGCCGGAAGACGAGGACGAATCGGGCGGCGAGGAACTCGACGCGAGCGACATTCTGAGCGACTCGGACGACGGGGAGTCGTAAGGGGGACCCTTATCATCGTTCGGAGTTCTTGCGTATCTATGGAACCGGGGTCGGGTACGGAGCCGATCGTGTCGTGTGAGTCCCTGGGTCGGGAGTACACCCGTTCGTCCGGTCGGTGGCTCGACCGCTTTCGGTCGGTCGACCGGCCAACGGTGACGGCGCTCTCCGATGTGACCCTCGCGGTCGACAGCGACGAAGTCGTCGGGATCGCCGGCCCGAGCGGGAGCGGGAAGTCGACCCTGCTGCACCTGCTTGCGGCCCTCGACGTGCCGAGCGAGGGCACGGTCGAGGTCGCGGGGACCGACGTGACCGGGCTGTCCGAACGGAAGCGAACACGGCTCCGGCTCGACCACGTCGGGATCGTCTTCCAGCGGTTCTACCTGCTACCGTCGCTCTCGGCGCGCGGGAACGTCGCGCTGCCGCTGGTCCAGCGCGGGGTCTCGAAGCGAAATCGCCGGGAGCGCGCGACGGCGCTGCTGGAGCGGGTCGGGCTCGGCGAGCGCGTGACACACCGTCCGGACGAGCTGAGCGGCGGCGAACAGCAACGGGTCGCGATAGCGCGCGCACTCGCCACCGACCCGGCGGTCGTGCTGGCCGACGAGCCGACGGGCGAACTCGACTCGGCCACGAGCGAACGGGTGCTCGACCTCCTGACCGATGTCGCGGACGAGCGGGCGGTGATACTGGCCTCGCACGACGACCAGGCGCTCGACCGAACCGACCGGGTCGTCCGACTGCGCGACGGTCGCGTGGTGCGCGATGCCTGAGGGACCCCAATCCTCGCGACTCCGCCGGGTTACGGGGCTGTTCGGGCTCGGCTTCCGCGGGGCGCTCGCCAGGCTCCGGGGCGGCGACTCGCGCCGAGTGCTCGTGACGGTCGTCGGCGTCGGGATCGCGGTCGGCTTTACGCTGACCGTCACCGGAGTCGCAGTGGGCCTCGCCGGACAGTCGACGGTCGCCTCCGACGACGTCGACTACTGGGTCGTTCCGGAGCAGGGCTCCTCGCCGCTGACGGTCGCCTCCGGCGGCGTCCGGCTCGGCGACTCCCACGCGACGGCGCGGTCGATCGCGGACGACCAGCGGGTTCGGGGCGCGACGCCCGTATTGCTGGAGTTCGTCGCCCTGGAGAACCCGACGGATGACACCCGGGAGTACGTGTTAGTGGCCGGCGTCGTTCCCGCGGACGACACGTTCGAGGTGTTCGGCGTCTCGACGGCCGGGCTCGCGCCCGGCGACCCCCACTACGCGAACGGCACGTACGACGGGGAGCGGACGGACGAGGTCGTTCTGAGCGACGGCGCGGCCGAACTCCTGAACGCCACGGACGGCGGCGCAGTCGAGTTGCAGGTGCGCGGCGCGGAGCCGCGGCGACTGCAGGTAGTCAACGTTTCCGTGGCGGAGTCGCGGGGGACGGGCACCTTTCCCGTCGCCGTGATGCACCTGAGCGAACTCCAGTCGATCACCGGCGCGGCCGACGGCGACCAGGCGAACCAGATCCTCGTCCGGACGAACGACCGCTCGGTCCGCGAGGAGCTGGACGGCGTCTACCCCGAGACGACCGTGATCGCCCGCAACGACGTCGGGCTCGACCGCGGCGGGGCCGACGACCTGCCGCTTGCGATCGCGGCCGCGGCGTTCGTCACCGCGCTCTCCGTCGGCACGCTCGCCGTGGCGACGACGATGGGACTCGAGGTGACCGGCGACCGCCAGCGGCTCGCACTCCTCGCTGCCGTGGGGTTCTCCCGGCGCTCCCGGGCGGTCGTGGTCCTGGCGGAGGTGCTCACCGTCGCCGTCGTCGGCGGGATCGCCGGCATCGGCGTCGGCGTCGCCGGCGTAGAAATCACGAACCGGGTTGCTGCAGAATACGTCGCCGACGCGTCGGCCGCGACCTTCCACCCGCTGTTCGTGCCGTACGGGATCGGGCTCGCCGTCGTCATCGGGCTGGTCGCGTCGCTGTATCCCGTCTACCTGAGCTACCGGTCCCGGCCGCTGGAGGTGATCGACCGATGAGCCGCCTGCGGCGGATCCGCGCGATACTGGGCGTCGCAGGGTCGCAGTTCCGATACGACCCGGGTCGGACCGCCCTCGCAGTCGTGGGAATCGCCGTCGCCGTCCTGGCGACCACCGTCCTGGCCGGCGTCGGCGTCGGCGTCCTCGCCACGGGCGAGGCCCAGTTCGACGCCGCCGACCGCGACCTGTGGGTCACCGGCGGGCCGGTCCAGTTCCAGCCGGGGACGGTCGGCGGTATCGAGAACACGCTGGTCGACGCCCACACGGTCGCCGCCGAACTCAACGAGCGTGACGACGTCCAGACGGCGGTCCCGATGGCGTTCCAGTCGGTGTACGTCAGCCCGGACGGCGAAGATTTCGAGACGTACGTCGGGGCGGGCGCGCCGGCGAGGGGCCCCTCGGTCACGATCACCGAAGGTCAGGAGTTCAGCTCCGAAGACGTCCACTACGCCAACGGGAGCTACGACGGGCCGATGACCCACGAGATGGTGATCGACCGGCAGACTGCGAACCGGTTCAACGTCTCCGTGGGCGACACGCTGTACGCCGGGGGGACGATCGCGACCGCCAGGCAACACGAGTTCCGGATCGTCGGGATCTCGCCGACGTACTCGCGGTTCCTCGGGACGCCGACCGTGACGATGCATCTGAGCGAACTGCAGGAGGTCTCGGGGACGACCGCGGCCGACCGCGCGACGTTCATCACCGTCGACCTGCAGGACGGCGCGAACCCCGAAGCGGTCAAAGCCGAACTCGAGGCCGAGTACCCCGACTACGAGGTCCGCACCAACGACGAGCAGATCCGGGCGATCCTCGGCGATCAGGCGGTCGTCATCGCGAGCGCCGTGAGCCTGCTCGTGCTGTCGGTCGCCGGCGGGCTGGCGCTGACGCTGAACGTCCTGCTCTCGGTCATCTATCAGCAGCGCCGCGAGTTCGCCGTGCTCAGGGCGATCGGGTGGTCGCCATGGACCGTCGTCGGGACGACAACCGCCTGGGCGTCGCTTCTGGGGCTGACCGGGAGCGTGCTCGGCGTCGCAGCGGCGATCCCGGTGACCGCAGGACTGAACCACCTGATCACGGCCGTCGTCGGGTTCGACGGGCTGGTGCGGGCGACGCCGGAGGTGCTGGCCGGCGGGTTCGCGCTCGGCGTCGTCGTCAGCCTCGTCGGCGCGCTCGGGATCAGCGTCCTCGTCGCCCGGTACTCGTCGACGTCCGTTCCCGGGCGGTGACGTCCGACTGTTCACCGTTTGACGACGACCGATCCGCGTCCTCCGAGGCGAGAAGATGGACGTAGTCGTCGAGGTCGAACGCGAACTCGCGGGCGGGCGGGAGGTCCACCCACGAAAACGCAAACTCCAGGCCTTCCTCGTCGCCGTCGCCGGTCACGGTGTGTGTCCAGCGGTCGCGGGGCTCATCGACGGTGGCGTGGAAAAAGTGCCGCACGTACCGCTTTGGCGGCGATCGGCGACGCGTCCAGACATCGCGTGCGAGGCAGGTGACCTCAGTGTCGAGCCGCAACCCGCTTTCCTCTTCGACCTCGCGGAACAGCGCCGCAACCGGCGTCTCGTCCGGTTCGACCGTTCCTTTCGGGACCTGCAACCCGTCGTATTCCGGGCCCTCGAACACCAGGAGTTCGCCCCCGCCACGCGTGAGATAGGCACATACCTTTGGGACGTGGCGAACACGGGCGGAATACATAGCTAGTTGACAATAACGCGGACGACAAAAACGTTCTGGCAGCCCCTGAACACGGACAGTCACTCACTATTCACCGGTTTCCGAGCGTGTACTCGGCGACTTCCTCGGAGTCGCAGTTCGGACAGCCGGCTTCGTCGTCCGACAGCGTCGTCCCACACTGTCGGCATTCGCGGATCGTCACCGCGTCGTCGCCGAAGAGCCCGGAGACGAGACCGGTGAGATCGACCATGGGGGAATCCACCCGTGACCAACACAGGTCAAATAAATAACTATTATGGCCTCCGCGTAATGCAAGGTGGAGCCTCCGGCCTCAAGGAGCGACCGAAGCGTAGCGAAGGGAGCGAGTAGGCCGGAGAGGAAACCGACACGGTACGACGCAACCGGTATGCTTCGACCGACCGACACCCAATCGTATAAGTACCCCCGCCCTTCTCTGGACTGTGGGTTCACGCACGACGACAACCGTCACGGCGAACAGTTCGAGTGCCAGAAGTGCGGGTACGAGGTGAACGCCGATTACAACGGCGCGAAGAACATCGGGCTACGGTACGCTCGAAAGCGAACACACAGACTCCGGTCCTCGCCCAAGTCGGGGAGCGGAGACGCAGCAGTAGACCTGCGTATAAATGGTGGGACGTTGAACGGCAAGAGCACCCGGCATATTGCCGGAGACTGATTGCCGGGAGTCCACATCAAAGCCACCGAAAGGCGAAGCCTTTCGAGGCCTCGATAGAGCGAAGCTCTATCGGTGGCCCCACCCTCAAGGACCGAGGCGCAGAGCGCCGAGGGAGTAGGGTGAGGTAGTTTACAGGTCGGTGACTGCCGCCCGACCAGCGTCGACCGCTGCCCGCAGTTCGGCGATCCCGGGCAAGCCATCACGGACCCAGGCGACGAGTGCAACGGCCGAAAGGAGGATCTGCAACAAAAACAGTGGCGTGGGCTCAATGCCGAGGAAGTGTGCTGTGAAGCTCTGTTGGGTCTCGTACTCGACTGGCGGGAGGAGCGGCCATGCCAGAAACGCAAGGTCCGCATAGTGCCCGGCGACCACCGTCGGGAGCGCGTCCGTCGCGAGGTGGACACCGTAGCCCACGCCGAAGGCAGCACCGAGCAGGGGACGGTCACGCCCGTTACAGACAAGCACGACGACGGCGACAACCACTCCGGCGACGAGCGCCGAGTGTGTGAGCGACCGGCCGTTCGGGAGGACGCCGAACGTCCAGGCCAGTGGCTTGTCAACGAGGTCAGGGAACTGTGTTCCAACGGCGAGCAGGATCGCTTCCGAACCGGTCGGTGGCTGCCCCCGACGATCGCGTGCCAACTGACTCCAGAGCAGATAGCCGACGGCGAGATGTCCCCAGGGCCACATCAAACGCTCGTTGGAGCAGCAAACGGAAACGGACTTCGGTTGGGATCCCCCGACAGCGGTGTGCCCGACACAGGAACGAGTCGGGTTTTAAGATGTGCGGGCAGTTACGGCATGATAATGGCGACCCGACGGCGCTGGCAGTTCATCCACGGACAGGTAGCCTGGATGCTCGCGACGATCCTCTGTTTAGCCCTGCTCGGGTCGCTCACGCTCGAACTGTTCTTCGTCGTCTCGCTCATCGGCTTCCTCGTCGTGATGGAACTCACCGCACCGTTCACCGTTACGCCGGCGTGGCGCGCGCGGCTGAAGTGGATCGTCGGTCTCGGCCTCGTTGTGTTCGCGTATATCGTCGTGCGGCGCATCCTCGCCATCCTCCCACCGGAGGTGTTTGGATGAGGTCACTTTCGGCGCTCACGTACCCACAGGTACTCCTCGCAGCACTGCTCGTTGCGACGGTTGCCGGCGTCGGCGTCGCGGCGAGCACGTCCAGCGCCGGGTTTGGCGCATACAACCCCGCCTGGGACGGGGCGTCTGACCTCCGAACCATCGCCGACGAGCAGGGTACGGAGAGCCAGATCGTCAGGGACACCGCGGCGTACGACACCCTCGGGCCGAACGAGACCGTCGCAGTCGTCCTTTCACCGGACGAACCGTACGACGCGAACGACACCGAACGGGTACGCACCTTCGTCGAGAACGGCGGAACAGTCGTAGTTGCGGCTGACTTCGGCGCGAACGGGAACGACCTCCTCGCCGGCCTCGGAGCGGATGCCCGGGTCGACGGCGCGCCGCTCCGCGACGAGCGTCACTACTACCGCGCCCCCGCGCTCCCCGTGGCGACGAACGTCTCGAACCACTCGCTGACCAGTGGCGTCCGACGCGTCACGCTGAACCACGGCAGCGCAGTCAACGCCAGCGGGGCGACAGTATTGATTGCCTCCTCGTCGTACGGCTATCTCGACCGGAACGGGAACGACACCATCGACGACAACGAAACGTTGGCGTCGTATCCCGTCGCGACGGTCGAACGTGCCGGTGACGGGCGCGTGATTGCCGTGAGCGACCCGAGTATCCTGATCAACGCGATGCTCGAACGCACGGACAATCGCGCGTTCGCGGGCAACCTGCTCGGGTCGGCCGACACCGTCGTGCTCGATTACTCCCACTCCGAAGAGCTCCCACCGCTCGTCGCGTTACAACTGACGGTCCAGCGCTCGGCCGTGCTACAGGTTCTCCTCGGTGTACTCGGCGTACTCGGGGTCGGCGCGTGGGCGCGCCGTCCGTCGGTGTCGGTGCCGATACCGATACCGTGGAGCGACGACAGCCCGGACAACGCTGGCCCGTTCCTGTCGACCGAAGAGGTCGCTGAGACGGTTCGCAGGCGACACCCGGACTGGCAGGCGGACCGTGTCGAACGCGTGACGGAAGGGATTATGCGTCGTCGTTCCGAACGAACTGACGATGACTGACCCGGCGACGTTGTACGAGGATATCCGCGACGAGATATCGACGGTACTCATCGGGAACGA includes:
- a CDS encoding DUF4350 domain-containing protein gives rise to the protein MRSLSALTYPQVLLAALLVATVAGVGVAASTSSAGFGAYNPAWDGASDLRTIADEQGTESQIVRDTAAYDTLGPNETVAVVLSPDEPYDANDTERVRTFVENGGTVVVAADFGANGNDLLAGLGADARVDGAPLRDERHYYRAPALPVATNVSNHSLTSGVRRVTLNHGSAVNASGATVLIASSSYGYLDRNGNDTIDDNETLASYPVATVERAGDGRVIAVSDPSILINAMLERTDNRAFAGNLLGSADTVVLDYSHSEELPPLVALQLTVQRSAVLQVLLGVLGVLGVGAWARRPSVSVPIPIPWSDDSPDNAGPFLSTEEVAETVRRRHPDWQADRVERVTEGIMRRRSERTDDD
- a CDS encoding ABC transporter permease, producing the protein MPEGPQSSRLRRVTGLFGLGFRGALARLRGGDSRRVLVTVVGVGIAVGFTLTVTGVAVGLAGQSTVASDDVDYWVVPEQGSSPLTVASGGVRLGDSHATARSIADDQRVRGATPVLLEFVALENPTDDTREYVLVAGVVPADDTFEVFGVSTAGLAPGDPHYANGTYDGERTDEVVLSDGAAELLNATDGGAVELQVRGAEPRRLQVVNVSVAESRGTGTFPVAVMHLSELQSITGAADGDQANQILVRTNDRSVREELDGVYPETTVIARNDVGLDRGGADDLPLAIAAAAFVTALSVGTLAVATTMGLEVTGDRQRLALLAAVGFSRRSRAVVVLAEVLTVAVVGGIAGIGVGVAGVEITNRVAAEYVADASAATFHPLFVPYGIGLAVVIGLVASLYPVYLSYRSRPLEVIDR
- a CDS encoding NUDIX hydrolase, producing the protein MYSARVRHVPKVCAYLTRGGGELLVFEGPEYDGLQVPKGTVEPDETPVAALFREVEEESGLRLDTEVTCLARDVWTRRRSPPKRYVRHFFHATVDEPRDRWTHTVTGDGDEEGLEFAFSWVDLPPAREFAFDLDDYVHLLASEDADRSSSNGEQSDVTARERTSTSTGRRGR
- a CDS encoding ABC transporter permease, with amino-acid sequence MSRLRRIRAILGVAGSQFRYDPGRTALAVVGIAVAVLATTVLAGVGVGVLATGEAQFDAADRDLWVTGGPVQFQPGTVGGIENTLVDAHTVAAELNERDDVQTAVPMAFQSVYVSPDGEDFETYVGAGAPARGPSVTITEGQEFSSEDVHYANGSYDGPMTHEMVIDRQTANRFNVSVGDTLYAGGTIATARQHEFRIVGISPTYSRFLGTPTVTMHLSELQEVSGTTAADRATFITVDLQDGANPEAVKAELEAEYPDYEVRTNDEQIRAILGDQAVVIASAVSLLVLSVAGGLALTLNVLLSVIYQQRREFAVLRAIGWSPWTVVGTTTAWASLLGLTGSVLGVAAAIPVTAGLNHLITAVVGFDGLVRATPEVLAGGFALGVVVSLVGALGISVLVARYSSTSVPGR
- a CDS encoding RNA-guided endonuclease InsQ/TnpB family protein; this encodes MTNSQALVKTLDFQLDIQSDNEGLLYDATLEARSVYNETIQLAKDGVDWDAIPDRVADDTNLVKNTTQRVVAKALGAMENYYEYDDFGLPSHTKDGAYPLRANYEEGYNLSLTDDGDVEFRISAKPYKHVKGFLKGSDAHLDILKTALENDEWKIGTAEALFHNDNAELHVNVTNTEQTVRDKQDSRTVVGVDVNEDNVALTALSEDGVEDSLVIDFPEIKFERHRYFTMRKRVQNAGKDSIHDTLEGREERFVRDRLHKVSRHIVEWSQQFEKPCIVFEDLKEMRDSIDYGTRMNRRLHHLPFRALQFYTSYKASFEGIPTVWINPEYTSQRCPICGHAERANRNKKRFKCRLCSHQDHSDRSASVNIAVKGVKKLDWNVPALNSLPQVRKVRRQASGAVDAPTVTHPTVRGYQADGRVGVSD
- a CDS encoding metal-dependent hydrolase — translated: MWPWGHLAVGYLLWSQLARDRRGQPPTGSEAILLAVGTQFPDLVDKPLAWTFGVLPNGRSLTHSALVAGVVVAVVVLVCNGRDRPLLGAAFGVGYGVHLATDALPTVVAGHYADLAFLAWPLLPPVEYETQQSFTAHFLGIEPTPLFLLQILLSAVALVAWVRDGLPGIAELRAAVDAGRAAVTDL
- a CDS encoding PGF-pre-PGF domain-containing protein gives rise to the protein MGRFRTATVLLFATVMTLSMMTGAGFAETAGTTAPVDQNASNTSYAVIQGDTCVDVAAFGDGTESVEEFYDYTVEEDTDGDGDDEGVYSSLGTQALQKSQTSQVLLYEGTDGVSLVTVHDEYGDDGEGARVSYNVSAFDESGSLIKSNWTVRDDFYNGAPSEDYDVFVNGSGNYAAWFWLDNRTDGGALTPENEDDTAGFAIQPGFNDDIHYPDELDDLDDNGDKHPDPDYEGGQIEQWNVLSNDGTDDGVATELNMSQNVTIVEQSCENVRRAALRDKIDVWDRSILPLRADTSNAATRIPNADWRIQSPGGDETSLNKPWIGVFNESETITVEYDHSVTQRASDEFEGESVTLVAGRLEPTQGRNQIMNMNLGSLSLMSGSVSDINENVTFSEVDEKTLDAGTADAAFDFDPSQSGQYMLLMANASDGEGLVVDNGDLSIDGNITVLGVEQVAVQKEPSSVDPTTIESQNNVTPGTNLTFDVDAGSSGDPVAHAVAVYDEDTGFVDQSFVIDVEERPSLDFNATEDLRIEHSVNETNGVLRTEGDVSFDGRDFSDERRTEPMNIPELIANNGPPSTNPETEYVPAVGGERLDASMTVVNGSATETITVETLGNWTTNTEYRWVHVAVEEDGSTMYTNTDEFQLSEPDEAEPPDDGNETDPDEGDGGGGGGAPPGDLPDPIQQVETEVTVTDGKANVQIMHAKGFEPVEIDLSSAFADREGVRLEGMSVEFARDTDFNMTVDQGPEDVPSVHAGQSDMEYFNVSYADAPETREVQFTFTVDQSTLDEQGIEWSDVALYRYSDGEWQQVETGVIGPTDNGYRYQATSPGLSVFAVSTEEPQVAPPSAFSVSDASLDSEEITVGEEATVSATVRNAAGVEGNYTVNLTVDGEVVDERTVSVGPGESTEVSFTRQFDEVGQFQIGIGGMNAGELAVVESQETTTTTTTTAGPGDGDGGAGDGDGGAGDGDGGGGLGGLFIALFLIVLLVAAIGYYLAQREDIDFSPADFTGRLEDDEDDVLDDGSSSAGSASATSAADDEDTDDDESGGDDDGEDGSDGDDDSDGGDGGDGDAGDDGGDDGGDDGGDDDDSDGGDDGGGDDGGGDDGHSGSEIASHGESRESAPDGSESDEATADEGENASSDTGESTGTDTPTDTTASELFAAEDGSDDEDDESEAERSPVEVATDMFDEPEDEDESGGEELDASDILSDSDDGES
- a CDS encoding ABC transporter ATP-binding protein, translated to MEPGSGTEPIVSCESLGREYTRSSGRWLDRFRSVDRPTVTALSDVTLAVDSDEVVGIAGPSGSGKSTLLHLLAALDVPSEGTVEVAGTDVTGLSERKRTRLRLDHVGIVFQRFYLLPSLSARGNVALPLVQRGVSKRNRRERATALLERVGLGERVTHRPDELSGGEQQRVAIARALATDPAVVLADEPTGELDSATSERVLDLLTDVADERAVILASHDDQALDRTDRVVRLRDGRVVRDA